A portion of the Staphylococcus felis genome contains these proteins:
- a CDS encoding diacylglycerol kinase, with the protein MRKRARIIYNPTSGKELFKRALPDVLAQMEQAGYETSAYATQRIGDATEEAARVINQNFDLLIVAGGDGTLNEVINGIAEKPNRPKIGLIPMGTVNDFGRALHLPTDIFEAVKVILTGKTVEVDIGKMNSRYFINLAGGGKITEVSYEAPSKLKSIVGPFAYYIKGFEMLPQMNAVNVRIEYDGEIFERDIMLFLLGLTNSMAGFEKLVPDAKLDDGMFSLLIVEKANIAELGHIMTLASRGEHVNHPKVHYYKAQAINISSFSDMPLNVDGEYGGQLPANFFNLKRHIEVFSPSQEDNDMLLIDEPQQSE; encoded by the coding sequence ATGAGAAAACGCGCAAGAATTATTTATAATCCAACGTCAGGAAAAGAACTATTTAAACGCGCTTTGCCTGACGTATTAGCTCAAATGGAACAAGCAGGTTATGAAACGAGTGCTTATGCTACACAAAGGATAGGAGATGCAACAGAAGAAGCGGCACGAGTCATTAATCAAAATTTTGACTTGCTCATAGTTGCAGGCGGTGATGGTACACTCAATGAAGTGATTAATGGAATTGCCGAAAAGCCTAACCGTCCAAAGATAGGTCTCATTCCAATGGGGACAGTTAATGATTTTGGACGAGCACTTCATTTGCCGACTGATATATTTGAAGCAGTTAAAGTGATTTTAACTGGAAAGACAGTTGAAGTTGACATCGGTAAAATGAATAGTCGATATTTCATCAATCTTGCAGGTGGCGGTAAAATTACTGAAGTTTCATATGAAGCTCCAAGTAAATTGAAATCAATAGTTGGACCTTTTGCATACTATATCAAAGGTTTTGAGATGTTACCTCAAATGAACGCAGTTAATGTAAGGATTGAATATGATGGTGAGATTTTTGAGAGGGACATTATGTTGTTCTTACTAGGGCTAACCAATTCAATGGCTGGGTTTGAAAAGTTAGTTCCCGATGCAAAACTTGATGACGGCATGTTTTCATTATTGATTGTCGAAAAAGCAAATATTGCTGAATTAGGACATATTATGACGTTAGCGTCTAGAGGTGAGCATGTCAACCATCCTAAAGTCCATTATTATAAAGCTCAAGCGATTAACATTTCATCATTCAGTGATATGCCTTTAAATGTGGATGGAGAATATGGCGGTCAATTACCTGCTAATTTTTTTAACTTAAAGAGGCATATTGAGGTATTTTCACCTTCACAAGAAGATAATGATATGTTATTGATTGATGAACCACAGCAGTCTGAATAA
- the gatA gene encoding Asp-tRNA(Asn)/Glu-tRNA(Gln) amidotransferase subunit GatA: MSIRYESIENLQKMIKNNEIKPSEIVKDIYNAIEETDPTIQSFLALDKDNAIKKAEALDALQEKGQIEGKLFGIPMGIKDNIITEGLETTCASKMLEGFVPIYESTVMKKLHAENGILIGKVNLDEFAMGGSTETSYFKKTVNPFDHKAVPGGSSGGSAAAVAAGLVPFTLGTDTGGSIRQPAAYCGVVGLKPTYGRVSRFGLVAFASSLDQIGPITRNVKDNALVLEAISGEDEMDSTSAPGVATDFTSEIGNDIQGMKIALPKEYIGEGVDEEVKSAVLEAAETLKTLGATVEEVSLPRTSAGIPSYYVIASAEASSNLARFDGIRYGYHSKDAKSLEELYKMSRSEGFGDEVKRRIFLGTYVLSSGYFDAYYKKAQKVRTLIKNDFEKVFEDYDVIIGPTTPTVAFDLGSEINDPLTMYANDLLTTPVNLAGLPGISLPCGLAENKRPIGLQLIGKPFDEKTLYRVAYQYETKFNLHDQYQNL; this comes from the coding sequence ATGAGCATCCGTTATGAATCAATTGAAAATCTACAAAAAATGATAAAAAATAATGAAATTAAACCTTCAGAAATTGTAAAAGATATTTATAATGCTATTGAAGAAACGGATCCAACTATTCAATCATTTCTCGCATTAGATAAAGACAATGCAATCAAAAAAGCAGAAGCGCTTGATGCATTACAAGAGAAAGGTCAGATTGAAGGAAAATTATTCGGGATTCCTATGGGGATTAAAGATAACATTATTACAGAAGGTTTAGAAACAACATGTGCAAGTAAAATGCTAGAAGGCTTTGTACCTATTTATGAATCAACTGTAATGAAAAAATTACATGCTGAAAATGGTATTCTTATTGGTAAAGTAAACTTAGATGAGTTTGCAATGGGTGGTTCTACTGAAACATCTTACTTTAAGAAAACAGTTAACCCATTTGATCACAAGGCTGTACCAGGTGGATCATCAGGTGGTTCAGCAGCAGCAGTGGCTGCAGGTCTCGTGCCATTTACATTAGGTACTGATACGGGTGGTTCGATTCGTCAACCGGCAGCGTATTGTGGCGTAGTTGGATTAAAACCTACATATGGACGTGTTTCTCGTTTTGGATTAGTTGCGTTTGCATCTTCTTTAGATCAGATTGGTCCTATTACACGTAATGTAAAAGACAATGCACTTGTTCTTGAAGCTATTTCTGGTGAAGATGAAATGGACTCAACTAGTGCACCAGGTGTTGCAACAGACTTCACTTCAGAAATTGGAAACGATATTCAAGGTATGAAAATTGCCTTACCTAAAGAATATATTGGTGAGGGTGTCGACGAAGAAGTGAAATCAGCTGTATTAGAAGCGGCTGAAACTTTAAAAACTCTAGGAGCAACAGTTGAAGAAGTGAGTCTCCCGCGTACATCAGCTGGTATTCCGTCATATTATGTTATTGCGTCAGCAGAAGCGTCTTCAAACTTAGCGCGTTTTGATGGGATTCGTTATGGTTACCATTCTAAAGATGCAAAATCGCTTGAAGAATTATATAAAATGTCACGTAGCGAAGGATTTGGAGACGAAGTTAAACGCCGTATTTTCTTAGGAACATATGTATTGAGTTCGGGTTACTTTGATGCCTACTATAAAAAAGCGCAAAAAGTTCGTACGTTAATCAAAAATGATTTTGAGAAAGTTTTTGAAGACTATGATGTTATTATTGGACCAACGACACCGACTGTAGCATTTGATCTTGGAAGTGAGATTAATGATCCATTAACAATGTATGCCAATGATTTGTTAACAACACCTGTTAACTTAGCAGGTTTACCTGGTATCTCATTGCCATGTGGTTTGGCAGAAAACAAACGTCCAATAGGGCTTCAACTTATCGGTAAACCATTTGATGAAAAGACATTATATCGCGTAGCATATCAATACGAAACAAAGTTCAACCTACACGATCAATATCAAAACTTATAA
- the putP gene encoding sodium/proline symporter PutP, producing MIVAYFIILLGIGYYGYKQATSNLSEYMLGGRNIGPWVTALSAGASDMSGWMIMGLPGEVYSTGLSALWLAIGLTIGAYINYLVVAPRLRVHTELAGDAITLPDFFKNRLNDQSNIIKIVSGLIIVVFFTLYTHSGLVSGGKLFQSAFGLDYRIGLIVIAAIVILYTFFGGYLAVSITDFFQGVIMLIAMIMVPIVTMLKLNGLDTFGTIAEMKPTNLDLFKGTTVIGIISFLAWGLGYFGQPHILVRFMSIRSIKLFPFTRRIGISWMAVGLLGAVLVGLLGIAFVPAQGVVIKDPETLFILMGQVLFHPLVGGFLLAAILAAIMSTISSQLLVTSSSLTEDFYKLIRGSQANTSKHEKEFVLVGRISVVVVALVAILIAWTPNDTILNLVGNAWAGFGASFGPLVILSLYWKGLTRTGAISGMIAGALTVILWIVLILPLGDVNDFFNLYEIVPGFIVSLIVTIVVSLFTQKPGSFVLDEFKQVEQQLADAKK from the coding sequence ATGATTGTTGCTTATTTCATTATACTACTCGGAATAGGATACTATGGCTATAAACAAGCTACAAGTAACCTAAGCGAATATATGTTAGGTGGACGTAATATCGGGCCATGGGTTACTGCACTTTCTGCAGGGGCATCTGATATGAGCGGATGGATGATTATGGGGTTGCCGGGTGAGGTCTACTCAACTGGATTATCAGCACTATGGTTAGCTATCGGTCTAACAATTGGTGCTTATATTAACTATCTTGTCGTGGCACCTCGTTTGCGTGTGCATACCGAATTAGCAGGTGATGCTATCACGTTGCCTGACTTTTTTAAAAATCGCTTAAACGATCAATCAAATATTATAAAAATTGTTTCAGGATTAATTATTGTTGTCTTTTTTACCCTATATACGCATTCAGGTCTTGTTTCAGGCGGAAAATTATTTCAGAGTGCATTCGGTCTAGATTATCGAATCGGTTTAATTGTTATTGCCGCTATTGTTATTTTGTATACTTTTTTTGGTGGCTATTTAGCTGTTTCAATTACAGATTTCTTCCAAGGGGTTATTATGTTAATTGCTATGATTATGGTGCCTATTGTGACAATGCTTAAGCTGAATGGTTTAGATACTTTTGGAACAATAGCAGAAATGAAACCCACTAACCTTGACCTCTTTAAAGGCACAACAGTGATTGGAATTATTTCGTTTCTCGCTTGGGGATTAGGTTACTTTGGCCAACCTCATATTTTAGTTCGTTTTATGTCCATTCGTTCAATTAAGCTCTTTCCATTCACTAGACGTATTGGAATTAGCTGGATGGCAGTTGGTCTATTAGGCGCTGTTTTAGTAGGTTTGTTAGGCATTGCATTTGTACCAGCACAAGGCGTTGTGATTAAAGATCCAGAAACCTTATTTATTTTAATGGGACAAGTCCTATTTCACCCATTAGTTGGTGGCTTCTTATTAGCAGCCATTTTAGCTGCAATTATGAGTACAATCTCTTCACAATTACTTGTGACATCAAGTTCTCTGACTGAAGATTTTTATAAGCTTATTCGGGGGTCACAAGCTAATACGTCAAAACACGAAAAAGAATTCGTACTTGTCGGTCGTATATCAGTTGTAGTGGTAGCCCTTGTAGCAATACTCATTGCTTGGACTCCAAATGATACAATTTTAAATTTAGTTGGTAATGCGTGGGCTGGTTTCGGTGCCTCATTTGGTCCACTTGTTATTTTATCTTTATATTGGAAAGGACTAACACGAACTGGTGCTATTAGCGGTATGATAGCAGGAGCATTGACAGTTATATTATGGATTGTCTTAATCTTGCCATTAGGTGATGTCAATGATTTCTTTAATCTATACGAAATTGTACCTGGCTTTATTGTAAGCTTAATCGTTACAATTGTCGTATCATTATTCACACAAAAACCAGGCTCTTTTGTATTAGATGAATTTAAACAAGTAGAACAACAATTAGCAGACGCAAAGAAATAA
- the gatC gene encoding Asp-tRNA(Asn)/Glu-tRNA(Gln) amidotransferase subunit GatC, with product MAEITHEQVEYIANLARLNVTEEESKSLQGTLAGILDFCHQIDNVDTENVKPTNHVLDLQNVLRDDVAVAGLPQEKALTNAKEVEAGQFKVPAVMNEEDA from the coding sequence ATGGCTGAAATTACACACGAACAAGTCGAATATATTGCTAATCTTGCTCGCTTAAATGTAACTGAAGAAGAATCAAAATCATTGCAAGGCACGTTAGCTGGTATACTGGATTTTTGTCATCAAATTGACAATGTTGACACAGAAAATGTTAAACCTACGAATCACGTATTGGATTTACAAAATGTATTGCGTGATGATGTGGCAGTTGCAGGACTACCACAAGAAAAAGCATTAACAAATGCGAAAGAGGTAGAAGCAGGTCAATTTAAAGTGCCAGCAGTCATGAATGAGGAGGACGCATAA
- the rlmD gene encoding 23S rRNA (uracil(1939)-C(5))-methyltransferase RlmD, whose amino-acid sequence MSVVEKNNVYEGRVVDFTHEGHGVIKMERYPIFVPRVLVNEWVSFKIIKVKKNFAIGRLVEVKERSASRVEPPCQYFYKCGGCQLQHISYETQLDMKREQVINLFERKGKFSNIKIKDTVGMQNPWTYRNKSQIPVGIDKEGKVKMGFYRQRSHDIIDIDECLIQYDEQDAIMGFLKQTIQKYHIKPYQEEKHKGLLRHVVIRKGHFTNEVMVIFVLNGTKLPHQEALIQDLITQFPHITSIKININTEKSNVIMGKTSHTLYGKEVIIDYLNDVTFEISDLSFYQINVTQTQKLYTIAKNYAQLTGEEIVLDTYCGIGTIGLMMAPYAKHVYGVEVVKEAIEDAKRNALNNQMANTTFEVGAAEDVMLRWKEEGIKPDVVTVDPPRKGCDETFIQTLLELEPERIVYISCNPSTQLRDVQLLSDKYVIKEITPVDMFPQTTHVETVALLTKK is encoded by the coding sequence ATGTCAGTAGTTGAAAAGAACAATGTATATGAAGGGCGCGTTGTTGATTTTACTCATGAGGGCCACGGAGTGATCAAAATGGAGCGATATCCCATTTTTGTACCTCGAGTGTTAGTGAATGAATGGGTGTCTTTTAAAATTATAAAAGTTAAAAAGAACTTTGCAATTGGACGGCTGGTTGAAGTTAAAGAGAGAAGCGCATCTCGCGTTGAACCACCATGTCAGTATTTTTACAAATGCGGAGGCTGTCAGTTGCAGCATATATCTTATGAAACGCAACTGGATATGAAAAGAGAACAAGTCATCAATTTATTTGAGCGAAAAGGAAAATTTAGTAATATAAAAATTAAAGATACAGTCGGTATGCAAAATCCATGGACATACCGAAATAAATCACAAATACCTGTAGGCATCGACAAAGAAGGAAAAGTGAAGATGGGTTTTTATCGTCAGAGAAGTCACGATATTATCGATATTGATGAATGTCTGATTCAATATGATGAACAAGATGCAATCATGGGATTTTTAAAGCAGACGATTCAGAAGTATCATATTAAACCTTATCAAGAGGAAAAGCACAAGGGGTTATTGCGTCATGTTGTGATTAGAAAAGGACATTTTACTAATGAAGTAATGGTTATTTTCGTACTTAATGGGACAAAACTCCCTCATCAAGAAGCATTAATACAGGACTTAATCACTCAATTTCCTCATATTACAAGTATTAAAATCAATATCAATACAGAAAAATCAAATGTCATTATGGGAAAAACTTCACACACATTATATGGAAAAGAGGTAATCATTGATTATTTAAATGATGTCACTTTCGAAATTAGCGATTTATCATTTTATCAAATTAATGTGACACAAACACAAAAGCTATATACTATTGCCAAAAATTACGCTCAATTGACAGGAGAGGAAATTGTTCTCGATACGTATTGCGGTATAGGGACAATTGGACTAATGATGGCACCATATGCTAAACATGTTTATGGTGTTGAAGTCGTAAAAGAAGCGATTGAAGATGCTAAACGAAACGCTTTAAATAATCAAATGGCCAATACAACATTTGAAGTAGGAGCAGCGGAAGATGTTATGTTACGTTGGAAAGAAGAAGGTATCAAACCGGATGTGGTTACAGTCGATCCACCTCGAAAAGGGTGTGATGAGACATTTATTCAGACGCTACTAGAACTTGAACCAGAACGGATTGTCTATATTTCATGTAATCCAAGTACGCAATTGAGAGATGTACAACTTCTTTCGGACAAATATGTCATCAAGGAAATTACACCGGTAGATATGTTTCCTCAAACAACGCATGTCGAAACGGTCGCTTTATTAACCAAAAAGTAA
- the gatB gene encoding Asp-tRNA(Asn)/Glu-tRNA(Gln) amidotransferase subunit GatB has translation MHFETIIGLEVHVELKTDSKMFSNAPVGYGAEPNTNTSVIDLAYPGVLPTVNRRAVDWSMRAAMALNMDIATESKFDRKNYFYPDNPKAYQISQLDQPIGEHGHIDIEVNGETKRIGITRLHMEEDAGKSTHKNGYSLVDLNRQGTPLVEIVSEPDIRSPEEAYAYLEKLKAIIQYTGVSDCKMEEGSLRCDANVSLRPYGQKEFGTKAELKNLNSFNNVRKGLEYEVKRQEEELLNGGEILQETRRFDEATGKTILMRVKEASDDYRYFPEPDIVPLYIDEAWKERVRQTIPELPDARKAKYVSEYGLPEYDAHVLTLTKEMSDFFEGAVKEGADIKLTSNWLMGGVNEYLNKNQIELKDTALTPENLAGMIKLIEDGTMSSKIAKKVFPELAQNGGNAQQIMKDKGLVQISDKGAVLKFVQEAIENNPQSVEDYQNGKGKAMGFLVGQIMKLSKGQANPQLANQLLKEELDKL, from the coding sequence ATGCATTTTGAAACAATAATAGGGCTTGAAGTCCACGTTGAATTGAAAACAGATTCTAAAATGTTTTCAAATGCACCTGTTGGATATGGTGCAGAACCTAATACAAACACAAGCGTAATCGATTTAGCTTATCCAGGTGTCTTACCTACTGTTAATAGACGCGCAGTAGATTGGTCTATGCGTGCTGCTATGGCGCTTAATATGGATATTGCAACAGAGTCTAAATTTGATCGAAAAAATTATTTTTATCCAGATAATCCAAAAGCATACCAAATTTCACAATTAGACCAACCTATTGGTGAACACGGTCATATTGATATTGAAGTGAACGGTGAAACAAAACGCATCGGCATTACACGTCTTCATATGGAAGAAGATGCTGGTAAATCTACGCACAAAAATGGTTATTCATTAGTGGACTTAAATCGTCAAGGGACGCCATTAGTTGAAATCGTTTCAGAACCTGATATTCGCTCACCAGAAGAAGCTTATGCTTATTTAGAAAAATTAAAAGCAATTATTCAATATACTGGTGTATCGGATTGTAAGATGGAAGAAGGTTCTTTACGTTGTGATGCCAATGTTTCATTACGTCCTTATGGCCAAAAAGAATTTGGAACTAAAGCAGAACTTAAAAACTTAAACTCATTTAATAACGTTCGAAAAGGACTTGAATATGAAGTTAAAAGACAAGAAGAAGAGTTATTAAATGGTGGAGAGATTCTACAAGAAACACGTCGTTTTGATGAGGCAACAGGTAAGACTATCTTAATGCGTGTGAAAGAAGCTTCAGATGATTATCGTTACTTCCCTGAGCCGGACATCGTACCTTTATACATTGATGAAGCATGGAAAGAACGCGTACGTCAAACGATTCCAGAATTACCTGACGCACGAAAAGCAAAATATGTATCTGAATATGGTTTGCCTGAATATGATGCACACGTTTTAACTTTAACAAAAGAAATGTCTGATTTCTTTGAAGGTGCTGTAAAAGAAGGTGCAGATATTAAATTAACATCTAACTGGTTAATGGGTGGCGTTAATGAATATTTGAATAAAAACCAAATCGAATTGAAAGATACAGCATTAACACCTGAAAACTTAGCAGGAATGATTAAACTGATTGAAGATGGAACAATGAGCAGTAAAATTGCTAAAAAAGTATTCCCAGAACTTGCTCAAAATGGTGGGAATGCACAACAAATTATGAAAGATAAAGGTTTAGTTCAAATTTCTGATAAAGGTGCAGTCCTAAAATTCGTCCAAGAAGCGATTGAAAATAATCCGCAATCTGTTGAAGACTATCAAAATGGTAAAGGCAAAGCGATGGGCTTCTTAGTTGGACAAATTATGAAACTTTCAAAAGGACAAGCAAACCCACAACTTGCTAATCAATTATTAAAAGAAGAACTTGATAAGTTATAA